A stretch of the Streptomyces sp. NBC_01428 genome encodes the following:
- a CDS encoding PA14 domain-containing protein, whose amino-acid sequence MRISRLRTHLTLLFAVLLGMAGLTAVPAATAADDPVEVHGLKGEYYTQSAPGAFDFHELKATGLDTNLDFDNLEPRLAFATGQSDDVNVRWTGRIVPEKTGAHTFSVIGDNGFRVWIDGHLAIDHWVDDWDKEQTSQPVDLTAGQAYDIKVEYFEHFGGSNLHLRWTPPGGTKAAVPQSALRLPDGYAYDGAVATTVEKDGRTLRLDFAQALTAPPAGLTDHVEAVIGGATWPLSTAKLDPADPKSLIVGLKEPVVGNKTGTARGTADLRYDGKGGLSGKDGNVVNAFWSSGPNHSTYQLRTKWADGVGPGNALPEYPRPQLTRDNWRNLNGSWQFAAADSGDKPPVGKNLAEKILVPYPVESQLSGIERHEDRMWYRRTFTVPSDWRIGSGKHLQLNFGAVDWRAEVYVNGTRVTEHQGGYDKFSADVTAALKPGRTQELIVGVYDPTDAQGGENPPVGKQRLDPSGIWYTPSSGIWQTVWMEPVATDHVDSLKLTPDVKNSRLTVEPQGVKDGLPVSATAYAGHRKVATVTGRTGQPLTLKITDPHLWSPDDPFLYDLKVAVGADRVGSYFGMRSIAVEQVNGTPRTVLNGKPVFMMATLDQGFWPDGLHTAPTDEALAYDLKMHKEMGFNAVRKHIKVEPDRWFYWADRLGLMVWQDMPAMTAGVNPDAASRAEYEREMKQMIDEHISSPSVVMWVTFNEGWGQYDEARIADQAKSWDPTRLVNSMSGINLGVDGGTGDIIDEHGYPSPALPPNPDGKRALVSGEYGGLGLAVPGHAWSVQQSYVDVDPSTYTDDYLARLDEVHQLACKGGNGAVYTQISDVEGELNGLVTYDRKVVKPDVKRLKAAHTALIHDASQPTPAGCP is encoded by the coding sequence GTGCGCATCAGCAGACTCCGAACTCATCTGACACTCCTCTTCGCCGTGCTGCTCGGCATGGCCGGCCTCACGGCCGTCCCCGCCGCCACAGCCGCCGACGACCCCGTGGAGGTCCACGGCCTGAAGGGCGAGTACTACACCCAGTCCGCCCCCGGCGCCTTCGACTTCCACGAGCTCAAGGCCACCGGCCTCGACACCAACCTCGACTTCGACAACCTGGAGCCGCGACTCGCCTTCGCGACCGGCCAGTCGGACGACGTCAACGTCCGCTGGACCGGTCGTATCGTGCCGGAGAAGACCGGCGCCCACACCTTCTCGGTCATCGGCGACAACGGTTTCCGGGTGTGGATCGACGGACACCTCGCCATCGACCACTGGGTCGACGACTGGGACAAGGAACAGACCTCCCAGCCCGTCGACCTGACCGCCGGACAGGCCTACGACATCAAGGTCGAGTACTTCGAGCACTTCGGCGGCTCCAACCTCCACCTGCGCTGGACCCCGCCGGGCGGCACCAAGGCCGCCGTGCCCCAGTCGGCTCTCCGGCTGCCCGACGGCTACGCCTACGACGGTGCCGTCGCGACCACGGTCGAGAAGGACGGGCGCACCCTGCGTCTCGACTTCGCCCAGGCCCTGACCGCACCTCCGGCCGGCCTCACCGACCACGTCGAGGCCGTCATCGGCGGCGCCACGTGGCCGCTGTCCACGGCGAAACTCGACCCCGCCGACCCCAAGTCCCTGATCGTCGGTCTGAAGGAACCCGTCGTCGGCAACAAGACCGGCACGGCCCGCGGCACCGCCGACCTGCGCTACGACGGAAAGGGCGGCCTCTCCGGCAAGGACGGCAACGTTGTCAACGCCTTCTGGAGCAGCGGCCCCAACCACTCCACGTACCAGCTGCGCACGAAGTGGGCGGACGGCGTCGGGCCGGGCAACGCCCTTCCCGAATACCCCCGTCCGCAGCTGACCCGGGACAACTGGCGCAACCTGAACGGCTCGTGGCAGTTCGCGGCCGCGGACTCGGGCGACAAGCCGCCCGTGGGCAAGAACCTCGCCGAGAAGATCCTCGTGCCCTACCCCGTGGAGTCCCAGCTCTCCGGCATCGAACGGCACGAGGACCGTATGTGGTACCGCCGCACCTTCACGGTCCCGTCGGACTGGAGGATCGGCTCCGGAAAGCACCTCCAGCTCAACTTCGGCGCCGTCGACTGGCGCGCCGAGGTCTATGTCAACGGCACCAGGGTCACCGAACACCAGGGCGGCTACGACAAGTTCAGCGCCGACGTCACCGCCGCGCTGAAGCCCGGCCGCACCCAGGAGCTGATCGTCGGGGTCTACGACCCCACCGACGCGCAGGGCGGCGAGAACCCGCCGGTCGGCAAGCAGCGCCTCGACCCCAGCGGCATCTGGTACACCCCGTCCTCCGGCATCTGGCAGACGGTGTGGATGGAGCCGGTGGCCACCGACCACGTCGACTCGCTCAAGCTCACCCCCGACGTGAAGAACAGCCGGCTCACCGTCGAGCCCCAGGGCGTCAAGGACGGACTGCCGGTCTCCGCGACCGCGTACGCCGGACACCGCAAGGTCGCCACGGTGACCGGCCGTACCGGACAGCCGCTCACTCTGAAGATCACCGACCCGCATCTGTGGTCGCCGGACGACCCGTTCCTCTACGACCTGAAGGTCGCCGTGGGAGCGGATCGCGTGGGCAGCTACTTCGGCATGCGGTCCATCGCCGTGGAGCAGGTGAACGGGACCCCGCGCACCGTCCTCAACGGCAAACCCGTCTTCATGATGGCCACCCTCGACCAGGGCTTCTGGCCCGACGGCCTGCACACCGCGCCGACCGACGAGGCACTGGCGTACGACCTGAAGATGCACAAGGAGATGGGCTTCAACGCGGTCCGCAAGCACATCAAGGTGGAACCCGACCGCTGGTTCTACTGGGCGGACCGGCTCGGCCTGATGGTCTGGCAGGACATGCCCGCCATGACCGCCGGAGTGAATCCGGACGCCGCGTCCCGCGCCGAGTACGAGCGCGAGATGAAGCAGATGATCGACGAGCACATCAGCAGCCCGTCGGTCGTCATGTGGGTGACCTTCAACGAGGGCTGGGGCCAGTACGACGAGGCCCGTATCGCCGACCAGGCCAAGTCCTGGGACCCGACCCGTCTCGTCAACTCCATGTCGGGCATCAACCTCGGCGTCGACGGAGGCACCGGCGACATCATCGACGAGCACGGCTACCCGAGCCCGGCACTCCCGCCGAATCCGGACGGGAAACGGGCGCTGGTCAGCGGTGAGTACGGCGGCCTCGGCCTCGCGGTACCCGGACACGCCTGGTCGGTCCAGCAGTCCTACGTGGACGTCGACCCCTCGACGTACACCGACGACTACCTGGCCCGGCTCGACGAGGTGCACCAGCTCGCCTGCAAGGGAGGCAACGGCGCCGTCTACACCCAGATATCCGATGTGGAGGGCGAGTTGAACGGACTCGTCACCTACGACCGCAAGGTGGTCAAGCCCGATGTGAAACGCCTGAAGGCCGCCCACACCGCGCTGATCCACGACGCGTCGCAGCCGACACCCGCCGGCTGCCCCTGA